The sequence TTTGCCAAGTGCCTTATTCAATTGGAATGGTCTAAAGTTTGCAAGTAAAAGGTCTTCTTGAACCTCCTGAgaatgttgttgttgtttctccCACACACCATCCAGAGTAAATCCAACCACCTTCCCCTCACCTGCCAAGTGAGGTAGGGCATTATGGCACTGTTACTCAATAAAAACCTAAGACCAGTAAAAATACATGTTACATAAATTACAGAGTCCCCAAAAGCCTCTTTCAGCAGTCTGCCTTCAATAATTTCTGAATTCTTCCACTAATCTCTTCAATATATATCATGAAAACTAAATCAACCCCATATCAGCCATGCAATTCTGTCATTTCAATTTTATACTCCAATGGCTGAAGACTGTGTACCTCTGAGCCACATTTAGGACATGTAAAATACATATCAAATAAAAAGTTACTTTTAATACAGTAGTAACAAAAAACATGTGGACAGCCTATGGTATGCGGCATGGTAGGCCATTCCCCACATAGTGAACATTCCCTGCAGTGAGCCGCTAATGTGTTTTCACTATTGGAAAGACCTGTGATAGGCAAGCACCACGAGGAAATTTTAAGTTTCAGTTTCTGTACATTAATGAGTGGTAGCAGATATATCAAAAACTCAGCAAAGCCATGCCATAAGAGTTCCCTGTTCATGTATTCAAATCCTATCTGACGAACATTTTGCGGCTTGCAAAAAACTGACCTAATTCCTAGAATGCGTTCTGTAAGTGTTGCGAATGTTCCTTTCcgaagaaaaatcagaaaatttacAAGTCCACAAAGCTTAAGAAGTCCAGATCCAAAACCTATATAGCTCTTAATTTTGCAGAAGGATTGCTGTTGACGATTGCTAAATAAATCATAACATCTTTCTTCCAACCATCTTCCACCAACAGTGAAAATAAGATACCATAACTTCTGGTGTTTGCTCAGAGGTTGGTATTTCTCTGACTGAGATAAGTTATTCTTGTATTGAATATTGAGAATAGCCTGTCCCACAGTTGCATTCTTGGAATAGACAGTGAATTTCCATAATATAAgacataaaaatgcttttacttCTGGTTCAAAATGAGCCAACACCCCTGGTTTAAATCCATGAAAACAGCTGGTAAACTGGGACCACACTAGTTGTTCCAGGGCTTTGTTTAGTTCAAGAGCATCAAGCTGACTTATTCTGAGCACAGGATTCACACTCTTTTCATTTCCAAGGCTGGAGGCCATTTCTTCACAAATAAACTttctagaaataaaacacaaatagaTTTTAGTATAGCAGAGTATttcctatttctatttttattaaaaataacaaatttttaATATACCAGCAGTAGATAAGAAACAACAAAGTTCTCAGAATGCTCCATAAATATGTTATTAATATGCCACAATTCGTTTCAGGAAGCTTtacattaatataaaattagtACACatttaaattagtttaaaatcttatttttagaagaaattatGCTTGACCATTTCTCACAAAATGTTAACATTTGGTTATAAACAAGTGTTCAACATCATCTAGATATTCAGAAAAATCCACAGatttatatacacatacatacatattaatacatttatatatacattaaaatattgcaGGGCATAACTGTAATATTTAATTGAATCTTAAAACAGATCAGAAAGAAGAACTGTATGGTGTTTTATGGAGAAATAGGGAAAATGAAATACTAAccaaaaaatctggaaaagaaCAGTGAGGCAGACCAAGTGTTGCCATATGAACACTTCAATTGCTAcagctgaaagcaaaatgaTAGAAATACAGACAAATTTAGGAATTACATAAAGATATGGATGAAATTAAGGTGGGAATGAATAAAATTTTCTCAATAAAGGCAGTGAGTTGTTTAGAGAAAAATCATATGAGATCTAAGAAATATTCAGCATTCAGACATAAATTATTATACAGTACTTCACTGAAGTCTGCATATATTTTCTAGAGTGTTTTTGACAGGTGTGGGATTGTGCTACTTGTCGTATAACATTTCCAGGCAAGATGATTAATGTATAATAGCAACGTCAACAAATGGATACTCCTCTTGCTCAAGcatcatagaaaaaaaaaattaaaatggcttCTTTTAAATGTTGTTGCATCTGAAAGCCTGGCtgagaaataaatgcagcaaaTTGCCAAAGCAAAATAGAGGCAACACCTCAATGTAAAATTGTGGGG comes from Camarhynchus parvulus chromosome 2, STF_HiC, whole genome shotgun sequence and encodes:
- the PEX2 gene encoding peroxisome biogenesis factor 2 encodes the protein MASSLGNEKSVNPVLRISQLDALELNKALEQLVWSQFTSCFHGFKPGVLAHFEPEVKAFLCLILWKFTVYSKNATVGQAILNIQYKNNLSQSEKYQPLSKHQKLWYLIFTVGGRWLEERCYDLFSNRQQQSFCKIKSYIGFGSGLLKLCGLVNFLIFLRKGTFATLTERILGIRSVFCKPQNVRQIGFEYMNRELLWHGFAEFLIYLLPLINVQKLKLKISSWCLPITGLSNSENTLAAHCRECSLCGEWPTMPHTIGCPHVFCYYCIKSNFLFDMYFTCPKCGSEVHSLQPLEYKIEMTELHG